In one window of Vallitalea okinawensis DNA:
- a CDS encoding carbohydrate ABC transporter permease, with product MSSRKMNKLDKQEERLGWLFIMPFIMGFFIFNLLPLIYGVVISFLDFNSLGAMNNLEFVGLENYIKIFQDKIALSAYVKSFYFTIIYVTGIISSSLIMALLLNRKFYLRTLTRTMIYLPYVANVIAVAMIWSIILDPYDGPVNTLLGLAGVENLPMWLGGVKTALPTVALINVWLNLAFQTIVFLAALQEVPKELYESASIDGASAWNRFLNVTLPMISPTTFFLIITSIIGSFQNYAIISALTQGGPGIATRVIAKNMYDEAFVYSKFSYSSAQAMILFVIILFITIVQWKGQKKWVHY from the coding sequence ATGTCGTCAAGAAAAATGAATAAGCTAGATAAACAAGAAGAGCGCTTAGGTTGGCTTTTTATCATGCCATTTATCATGGGATTTTTTATATTTAATCTATTACCACTGATTTATGGAGTTGTTATAAGCTTTCTTGATTTTAATAGTTTAGGCGCTATGAATAACTTAGAGTTTGTTGGTTTAGAAAATTATATAAAGATATTTCAGGATAAAATTGCTTTAAGCGCCTATGTTAAAAGTTTTTATTTTACTATTATTTATGTAACAGGAATCATAAGTTCATCTTTAATAATGGCTTTATTGCTCAATCGAAAATTTTATCTTCGAACATTAACACGTACGATGATTTATTTGCCTTATGTAGCCAATGTTATTGCTGTTGCAATGATATGGAGTATTATACTTGATCCTTATGATGGACCTGTTAATACACTACTAGGCCTAGCTGGAGTTGAAAATTTACCTATGTGGTTAGGAGGGGTAAAGACAGCGCTTCCAACAGTTGCTCTGATCAATGTTTGGCTCAATTTAGCCTTTCAAACCATTGTGTTCTTAGCTGCTTTACAAGAAGTGCCAAAAGAATTGTATGAATCTGCATCTATCGATGGAGCGAGTGCATGGAATAGGTTCTTAAATGTTACACTACCTATGATTTCACCTACCACTTTCTTTTTAATCATAACCAGTATTATCGGCTCTTTTCAAAACTATGCAATTATCAGTGCGTTAACACAAGGTGGACCAGGTATTGCAACTCGAGTAATAGCAAAAAATATGTATGATGAAGCTTTTGTATATAGCAAGTTCAGCTATTCATCTGCTCAGGCAATGATATTATTTGTTATCATACTTTTTATAACAATTGTTCAGTGGAAGGGGCAGAAAAAATGGGTACATTATTAA
- a CDS encoding ABC transporter substrate-binding protein: protein MRGTKKSISFILVMILLMGICVACGSNQEINTQPSSDEKDVQQTVESSKKEEMAEDRVVTLFIDSNAAEKEETKELMANFEKATGIKIEHTVIPANGYEIYKKIDISMMSGDQTDVIGLSNAIIHDKYVQSDFLMPLNDLAKENSYDMETVFGQNLAKYDDVVYSLPGQMSIWAVFYNKKIFDEAGVPYPDGSWTWDEYIETAKKLTNPDKGIYGSYMLDYDCYLYYLARQKEVSGYKEDGASNYDDPAFAEALQFFGDLGNVHKIQPSWVEFKTKKYSWDQFMNGQFGMHFIGSWYIDLLNNPGDYPRDWDYGIAAIPANEDGKNNFGNMNYYAINKNAKHPEEAFELVKYLAETEYTRKSAVPARVDLTEDELNAHFENIASQSSDSITGNDLTNALINNGLGFVDEKFIGTASAEYSEIVLQEGELYLIGEQSIEDTVNNIKTRVDAAIESAN, encoded by the coding sequence ATGAGAGGGACTAAAAAAAGTATTTCATTTATTCTAGTAATGATATTATTGATGGGCATTTGCGTTGCATGTGGTAGTAATCAGGAGATTAATACGCAACCTTCTTCAGATGAAAAAGATGTTCAGCAAACTGTAGAAAGTAGTAAGAAGGAAGAGATGGCTGAAGATAGAGTTGTTACACTATTTATAGATTCTAATGCTGCAGAAAAAGAAGAAACTAAGGAGTTAATGGCTAATTTTGAAAAGGCAACTGGTATTAAAATAGAGCATACAGTGATACCAGCTAATGGCTATGAAATATATAAAAAAATTGATATTTCAATGATGTCTGGTGACCAAACAGATGTTATTGGGTTATCAAATGCGATTATCCATGATAAGTACGTTCAATCAGATTTCTTAATGCCCCTAAATGATTTAGCTAAAGAAAATAGCTATGATATGGAAACTGTTTTTGGGCAAAATCTAGCTAAATATGATGATGTAGTTTACTCACTACCAGGTCAAATGTCAATATGGGCAGTGTTTTATAATAAGAAAATTTTTGATGAAGCAGGGGTACCGTATCCTGATGGTTCTTGGACTTGGGATGAATATATAGAAACAGCAAAAAAATTAACTAATCCAGACAAGGGTATCTATGGTTCATATATGCTAGACTATGATTGCTATTTATACTATCTAGCTAGACAAAAAGAAGTTAGTGGTTATAAAGAAGATGGAGCAAGTAACTATGATGACCCAGCTTTTGCAGAAGCGCTGCAATTCTTTGGAGATCTTGGAAATGTACATAAGATTCAACCGAGTTGGGTGGAATTCAAAACAAAGAAGTATTCTTGGGATCAATTTATGAATGGTCAATTTGGTATGCACTTTATAGGTAGTTGGTATATTGACTTACTTAATAATCCTGGGGATTATCCAAGGGATTGGGATTATGGTATTGCAGCTATTCCTGCCAATGAAGATGGAAAGAATAATTTTGGAAACATGAATTATTATGCAATTAATAAGAACGCTAAGCATCCAGAAGAAGCTTTTGAACTCGTTAAATATCTTGCTGAAACAGAGTATACTAGAAAGAGTGCAGTTCCAGCAAGGGTTGATTTGACAGAAGATGAGTTGAATGCACATTTTGAAAATATTGCTTCACAATCAAGTGATTCTATTACAGGAAATGATCTTACAAATGCACTAATTAATAATGGATTAGGTTTTGTAGATGAGAAATTTATAGGGACTGCCTCAGCAGAGTATTCTGAAATAGTTCTACAGGAAGGTGAATTATATCTTATTGGAGAACAAAGTATAGAAGATACAGTGAATAACATTAAGACTAGAGTTGATGCAGCTATTGAAAGTGCAAATTAA
- a CDS encoding response regulator encodes MEKNLYKLLIVDDELFIRDGLMSYTWESLGFKALYSANNGQKALDIIQNNPVDVIIADIKMPIMDGLQLSAVIQQDYPDTKVIILSGYKDFEYAKKAISTGVYDYLLKPVDFNRLENIFCSLREVLHEERNKKRLLTSYKENVDNNLALLLKDIIEREITDIDEIEERLDLLEITMDYTYYASMVIQSIHLDSSIKEALQHYLQSNSLGFCFNNSFNGIIVTLNFDLPQNVISSFKFVMSIAHDVKRIITQHVQSDTSTLAMGVGNVYENILSLHDSYEQAREAIKAKFFNESEEFFFAWNQKSMKKSIINYPYEIENALIKAILNGDKASSRNYFNDFWKDINKYSQYIDSEYIKNSCLQFISMLERKLNKHGMTLKDILSLSPPFTDFINEIHISSQLKTKLEKMILKINQYIIEMNQLEKVTVDPSIQKIKQYIYDHYSDYITLNEVAEKVYLNPNYLSVLFKKETGKNFIEFLKDYRIQKAKELLQQSNLKIYEIGKSVGYQNPKYFTDTFKKYTKLTPNEYRKKFSSNEL; translated from the coding sequence ATGGAAAAAAATCTATATAAATTACTTATAGTAGATGATGAATTGTTTATCCGTGATGGCTTAATGTCTTATACATGGGAGTCTTTAGGTTTTAAAGCTTTATACTCAGCGAATAATGGACAGAAAGCTCTGGATATTATTCAGAATAACCCTGTAGATGTGATCATTGCCGATATTAAAATGCCCATAATGGATGGGCTTCAATTAAGTGCAGTTATTCAGCAAGACTACCCCGATACAAAAGTTATTATTTTATCAGGTTATAAAGACTTTGAATATGCCAAAAAAGCTATAAGTACCGGAGTATATGATTACTTACTGAAACCTGTTGATTTTAACAGGCTGGAGAATATTTTCTGTTCTTTAAGAGAAGTTCTCCATGAAGAACGAAACAAAAAAAGACTTTTAACTTCATACAAAGAAAATGTAGATAATAACTTAGCTTTATTGCTTAAAGATATAATTGAAAGAGAAATCACCGATATAGATGAAATTGAAGAAAGATTGGATTTATTAGAAATAACCATGGACTATACATATTACGCTTCCATGGTTATTCAATCAATACATCTGGACTCATCAATAAAAGAAGCTTTGCAACATTATCTGCAATCCAATAGTTTAGGATTTTGTTTTAATAACTCATTTAATGGAATCATTGTTACCTTAAATTTTGATTTACCTCAGAATGTTATTTCATCCTTTAAATTCGTTATGAGCATTGCTCATGATGTAAAAAGAATAATAACTCAGCATGTGCAATCCGATACATCCACTCTAGCAATGGGAGTAGGTAATGTCTATGAAAATATATTATCACTACATGATTCCTATGAACAGGCTAGAGAAGCCATTAAGGCAAAATTTTTTAATGAAAGTGAAGAATTTTTCTTTGCTTGGAATCAGAAGTCTATGAAAAAATCAATTATTAACTATCCCTATGAGATAGAAAACGCCCTCATAAAAGCTATACTCAATGGTGACAAAGCATCGAGTAGGAACTACTTCAACGACTTTTGGAAGGATATAAATAAATACTCCCAATATATCGATTCTGAATATATTAAAAATTCATGCCTGCAGTTTATTAGTATGCTGGAAAGAAAACTCAATAAACATGGCATGACACTTAAAGATATACTTTCTCTATCACCACCATTTACTGATTTTATTAATGAAATTCATATATCATCACAACTAAAAACAAAACTTGAGAAAATGATATTAAAAATCAACCAATACATTATTGAAATGAACCAATTAGAAAAAGTCACAGTAGATCCTTCTATCCAAAAAATAAAACAATATATCTATGACCATTATAGCGATTATATTACACTTAATGAGGTTGCAGAAAAAGTTTATTTAAATCCTAACTATTTAAGTGTCTTATTTAAAAAAGAAACAGGCAAAAATTTTATAGAATTCCTGAAAGATTATCGTATCCAGAAGGCTAAAGAGTTATTGCAACAATCCAATCTTAAAATTTATGAGATAGGTAAATCAGTAGGTTATCAAAATCCTAAATACTTTACTGATACTTTTAAGAAATATACCAAACTAACACCCAACGAATACCGAAAAAAATTCAGCTCAAATGAACTGTGA
- a CDS encoding cache domain-containing sensor histidine kinase: MMKEKKLFSFSIHKKLFLISTVLTLSVIISFHFLSHKIVSNSLIQDHASYELNSFTQAGEYIQSVFEMTEGYLQQVYKNKIIYQYTTEKDAYSDLLDISKQISILDHELNNIFIQQNYIDNIILINKNNFSYSYNWGTSGQYLGENLDFDNFLKHSELLTSTNREGTPIHYKSKLPNNLTENKIYSLIDDKIIYTRSLRDHEGTRVGLVIVIFNTHFMNDFFSDLPDYQAVALYDNSNELIWSKTNNNITLDFDQFKRNTYYIDSTQDNTYLYVSQKIWPYNFTLVSQAPLESVLTKQNEVNTYTILYGLLFILFVTVFSYLYSKRISAPLYKLASNFSQDLSYTLAHFNDGEEDLHGPRLIPKQNTIKYKLITYFILSVIIPNILYTSIIFFTYYDYYKDQTILRTQDTIELVKQNIEHNFNKYDSVTSQMCYSDVIQDYYDTSASDHIAIDQVFTQTQMIKQDILALNLYDVKGNNIYSSNYYSPYSIGITSEDFKLLTSKSTGKLELMNTTNNYFTTPVLTFARTVRSKQKHNFTDVIGYGVFYMDQTLLNNLYSQNLDNNSEYFFMMDQEVNIFDHAKKALTADLLSSNDIFENNNLQDPRGFITLQDDNEDYLLIYDTTDMFEFKIMGVIPYHTISSKLEPVVNYIVIYMVTFFIIIIIISSLIAFNITKRLKLLQGAMKDVAKYGDFTIQLNITGQDEISILSNQFNHMISRLNELIKENYQSKIREQELLVLEKEAQLNALQQQINPHFLYNTLESIKWMAYKKGNMDICNMINALGNFFRGSIAKSNNLILFSEEIEHLENYLYIQRLRYREKLSISCHIEEEVKICKTIKLILQPLVENAINHGIDSMESGGLITINGSIQGNEVHIFIQDNGTGMSSERLKEVNDALKIGKQDGYTSIGLKNVYNRLKYNFNDNANLIIESSMGHGTTVKIILPAVK; this comes from the coding sequence ATGATGAAAGAAAAAAAATTATTCAGTTTTAGTATTCATAAAAAACTTTTTTTAATTTCTACTGTTCTTACTCTATCTGTCATAATATCTTTTCATTTTCTGTCACATAAAATAGTATCTAATTCACTTATTCAGGATCATGCATCCTATGAATTGAATTCATTTACTCAAGCAGGTGAATATATACAATCAGTATTCGAAATGACTGAAGGTTACTTACAGCAGGTTTATAAAAACAAAATAATTTATCAGTATACCACTGAAAAAGATGCATATTCTGATCTTCTAGATATCAGTAAACAAATATCTATACTGGATCATGAACTCAATAATATCTTTATTCAACAAAATTATATTGATAATATTATACTTATTAATAAAAACAACTTTAGTTATTCCTATAATTGGGGCACATCAGGTCAATACCTTGGAGAAAATTTAGATTTTGATAACTTTCTGAAGCATTCTGAGTTATTAACTTCTACTAATAGAGAAGGTACACCCATCCACTATAAAAGTAAGTTGCCCAATAATTTAACTGAAAATAAGATTTATAGCCTAATTGATGATAAGATTATCTATACAAGAAGCCTAAGAGATCACGAAGGTACTCGGGTTGGACTTGTTATTGTTATTTTTAATACACATTTTATGAATGATTTTTTTTCAGATTTGCCCGACTATCAGGCTGTTGCCCTCTATGATAATAGTAATGAATTGATCTGGTCAAAGACTAATAATAATATTACTCTAGATTTTGACCAATTCAAGAGAAATACCTATTACATTGACTCTACTCAAGATAATACCTATCTATATGTTTCTCAAAAGATATGGCCCTATAATTTTACTTTAGTGAGTCAGGCCCCTTTAGAGTCAGTTTTAACCAAACAGAACGAAGTCAACACCTATACTATCCTTTATGGCTTATTATTCATTTTGTTTGTTACTGTATTTTCATACTTATACTCAAAGCGTATCTCAGCACCTTTATATAAGTTAGCCTCTAATTTTTCACAGGATTTATCTTATACATTAGCACATTTTAATGATGGTGAAGAGGATTTACATGGTCCTAGGCTTATCCCTAAACAAAATACCATTAAATATAAACTCATTACCTATTTTATTTTGAGTGTTATCATACCCAATATCCTTTACACTTCTATCATCTTTTTTACATACTATGACTATTACAAAGATCAAACCATTTTACGAACTCAAGATACCATAGAACTAGTTAAGCAAAACATCGAACATAATTTCAATAAGTATGATAGTGTTACCAGTCAAATGTGCTATTCAGATGTGATCCAAGATTATTATGATACATCAGCATCTGATCATATAGCCATTGATCAAGTGTTTACTCAAACTCAGATGATTAAACAGGACATTTTAGCACTGAATCTCTATGACGTTAAAGGTAATAACATTTATTCAAGTAATTATTACAGTCCATATTCAATCGGAATTACCTCAGAAGACTTTAAATTATTAACTTCAAAAAGTACTGGTAAGTTAGAATTAATGAATACCACCAATAATTATTTCACAACACCTGTTCTAACATTCGCTCGTACCGTCCGCAGTAAGCAAAAACATAACTTTACTGATGTCATTGGATATGGTGTATTTTATATGGATCAGACATTATTAAACAATCTATATAGCCAGAATCTTGATAATAACTCGGAATATTTTTTCATGATGGATCAAGAAGTTAATATTTTTGACCACGCCAAAAAGGCACTTACTGCTGATTTATTGAGTTCAAATGATATTTTTGAGAATAACAACCTACAAGACCCTAGGGGATTTATTACTCTACAGGATGACAATGAAGATTATCTACTTATTTATGATACAACAGATATGTTTGAATTTAAAATTATGGGCGTAATCCCTTATCATACCATCAGCAGCAAATTAGAACCAGTAGTTAATTACATTGTCATCTATATGGTCACCTTCTTTATCATCATTATTATCATATCTTCATTAATTGCCTTTAATATTACAAAACGCCTTAAATTACTTCAAGGAGCTATGAAGGATGTTGCCAAGTATGGTGATTTTACCATTCAATTGAATATAACAGGGCAAGATGAAATTTCAATTTTATCTAACCAATTTAATCATATGATCAGTAGACTTAATGAATTGATTAAAGAGAATTATCAATCTAAGATAAGAGAACAGGAGTTATTGGTTTTAGAAAAAGAAGCTCAGCTTAATGCACTGCAACAACAGATCAACCCTCATTTCTTATATAATACTCTTGAATCTATCAAATGGATGGCTTATAAGAAAGGTAATATGGATATCTGTAATATGATTAATGCACTTGGTAATTTCTTTAGAGGAAGTATTGCGAAATCCAATAATCTCATTCTATTCTCTGAAGAAATTGAACATCTTGAGAACTATTTATACATTCAAAGATTAAGGTACAGGGAAAAACTTAGTATATCATGTCATATTGAAGAAGAAGTAAAGATATGTAAAACAATAAAATTGATTTTGCAGCCACTCGTAGAGAATGCTATTAACCACGGAATTGATTCAATGGAATCTGGTGGATTAATTACAATTAATGGGTCTATTCAAGGAAATGAAGTACATATATTCATTCAAGATAATGGTACAGGTATGTCCTCTGAACGATTAAAAGAAGTGAATGATGCCTTAAAGATTGGCAAACAAGATGGCTACACTAGCATTGGACTCAAAAACGTCTATAATCGTCTTAAGTATAATTTTAATGATAATGCTAATCTCATCATTGAAAGTTCGATGGGTCATGGTACAACTGTGAAGATTATTCTACCTGCTGTGAAATAA
- a CDS encoding Gfo/Idh/MocA family protein → MTKYKVGIIGCGNISPMHILPVMQNEHTTLVAVCDIKKDRVMKKVEEFGCKWYTNYKEMFKHEALDAVHICTPHYLHPIITNEALDCGIHVLTEKPMAIQLSDAKEMLNRAEINNKALGVIFQTRYNAASQAIKDALNSGKLGGVKAGRLYLAWDRSDDYYKKSDWKGTWDKEGGGVIIDQAIHTLDLANWFINKTVDYIDAHISNRAHDYIEVEDAAEGVIKYKDGTVLAFHTVNYYTYDSDVSIELHCEKGIVHMKADQAVIEYNDGRQLVVNNNPSDYFHYGDVKNYWGQSHNKQIRDFYEAIRENRKPTIDGHEALTIQKIVCAIYESGKKNKKIYL, encoded by the coding sequence ATGACAAAATATAAGGTTGGTATTATTGGATGTGGTAATATTTCGCCTATGCACATTCTGCCTGTAATGCAAAATGAACATACTACTTTGGTAGCGGTCTGTGATATTAAGAAAGATCGAGTCATGAAAAAAGTTGAAGAGTTTGGGTGTAAGTGGTATACCAATTACAAAGAAATGTTTAAACACGAAGCTTTGGATGCCGTACACATTTGTACACCCCACTACCTCCATCCTATCATAACCAATGAAGCTTTAGATTGTGGCATACATGTTTTAACAGAGAAGCCAATGGCAATTCAGCTATCTGATGCAAAAGAGATGTTAAATAGAGCAGAAATTAACAATAAGGCTTTAGGGGTTATTTTTCAAACACGTTATAATGCAGCATCTCAAGCTATCAAAGATGCTCTTAATTCTGGAAAGCTTGGTGGCGTAAAGGCTGGGCGCTTATATCTTGCATGGGATCGTTCAGATGATTACTATAAGAAGAGTGATTGGAAAGGTACCTGGGATAAAGAAGGCGGTGGTGTCATCATTGACCAGGCTATTCACACCTTGGATTTAGCAAATTGGTTTATTAACAAAACGGTAGATTACATTGATGCACATATCAGTAATAGGGCTCATGATTATATTGAAGTTGAGGATGCCGCCGAAGGTGTTATCAAATACAAAGATGGTACGGTCTTAGCTTTTCATACGGTTAACTACTATACCTACGATTCGGATGTATCCATTGAATTACATTGTGAAAAAGGTATAGTTCACATGAAAGCAGATCAGGCAGTTATTGAATACAACGATGGTAGACAGCTAGTAGTTAATAACAATCCATCGGATTACTTTCACTATGGTGATGTAAAGAATTATTGGGGGCAAAGTCATAATAAACAGATTAGAGATTTCTATGAAGCCATTAGAGAAAATAGAAAGCCTACTATTGATGGACATGAGGCTTTAACCATTCAAAAGATTGTATGTGCTATCTATGAAAGTGGCAAAAAGAATAAAAAGATATATCTATAA
- a CDS encoding Gfo/Idh/MocA family protein, translated as MIKVGLIGLGMMGSCHYSNYLKLEKEGYSVKLVAICDKNEEVLQGKTVRGNLESDANKKDLSSYTLYQDIEELLNHKDLDYVDICLPSDLHKEVAIKAMEKGLHVLSEKPMALSRSDCQEMIKTGKMTGKKLMIAQCLRFWPMYQVLKEKVVSKEYGNVLAAHFYRRSTPPLWSSDDWMMDEKRSGGVAMDLHVHDVDIIQHIFGKPDQLSAVGVNKYEGAGCNHISAHFLYDNTVIHADASWIYSQGFTMGYSVVFEKATIELVDGIVMVKTEQDVSEIELSDGDGYYNEIKEFVNCILNDKVSEIATTESTMSTIELIELEKQSLEQKGKMLSC; from the coding sequence ATGATTAAAGTTGGCTTAATTGGATTAGGTATGATGGGGAGTTGTCACTATAGTAACTATCTTAAATTAGAAAAGGAAGGCTACTCTGTTAAACTAGTAGCAATTTGCGATAAAAATGAAGAGGTTCTCCAAGGGAAAACAGTTCGAGGTAATCTTGAATCCGATGCTAATAAGAAAGACTTAAGCAGTTATACATTATATCAAGATATTGAGGAACTCTTAAATCACAAAGATTTGGATTATGTTGATATATGTTTACCATCAGATTTACATAAAGAAGTAGCCATCAAAGCCATGGAGAAGGGGTTACATGTTTTAAGTGAAAAGCCTATGGCTTTGTCACGGTCTGATTGTCAAGAGATGATAAAAACAGGCAAAATGACTGGAAAAAAGCTGATGATAGCTCAGTGCTTAAGATTTTGGCCGATGTACCAAGTTCTAAAGGAAAAAGTTGTTTCCAAAGAATATGGTAATGTTTTAGCTGCACATTTCTATCGACGAAGCACACCACCCCTATGGTCGTCAGATGATTGGATGATGGATGAGAAACGTAGTGGTGGTGTAGCCATGGACTTACATGTTCACGATGTTGACATTATCCAACATATCTTTGGTAAACCTGATCAACTTTCAGCGGTTGGAGTTAACAAGTATGAAGGTGCGGGATGCAATCATATATCAGCACACTTTCTTTATGATAATACTGTTATTCATGCAGATGCCAGTTGGATCTATAGCCAAGGGTTCACAATGGGTTACTCTGTTGTATTCGAAAAGGCTACTATAGAACTCGTTGATGGCATAGTTATGGTGAAGACTGAGCAGGATGTAAGTGAAATTGAGTTATCTGATGGCGATGGTTATTATAATGAAATTAAAGAATTTGTTAACTGTATATTGAATGATAAGGTAAGTGAGATAGCTACAACTGAAAGTACGATGAGTACCATTGAGCTCATTGAATTGGAAAAACAATCACTTGAGCAAAAAGGTAAAATGCTATCATGCTAA
- a CDS encoding sugar phosphate isomerase/epimerase family protein, with translation MKIGVRVNLRKNNDVKKEFEKVREFNMDNCQLDCWDPEMFTDEIAEEVKEAMKTTGVSITAFWCGWQGPKVWNFIEGPVTLGLVPTAYRFVRMQNLMDGSDFAKKLGVNQIVTHAGFMPENPNDPIYTEVISALRTVADYCKSNGQEFLFETGQETPTTLVRVIDDIGTGNLGINLDPANLLLYGKANAVDAVRIFGALIKGVHAKDGDYPTNSRELGEEKPLGEGEVNFPAFIEALKEVGYDGALTIEREIEGDKQIKDIIHAKQLLETLI, from the coding sequence ATGAAAATAGGTGTACGAGTGAACCTTAGAAAAAATAATGATGTAAAGAAAGAATTCGAAAAAGTGAGAGAATTCAATATGGATAATTGCCAATTAGATTGTTGGGATCCTGAAATGTTTACTGACGAAATAGCAGAAGAAGTTAAGGAAGCCATGAAAACTACAGGGGTATCCATCACAGCTTTCTGGTGTGGGTGGCAAGGACCAAAAGTATGGAATTTCATCGAAGGACCAGTTACCTTAGGGCTAGTTCCAACAGCCTATCGCTTTGTCAGAATGCAGAATCTTATGGATGGTTCAGATTTTGCTAAAAAGCTAGGTGTTAATCAGATTGTTACCCATGCTGGATTTATGCCAGAAAACCCTAATGATCCTATCTATACAGAGGTTATATCTGCTTTACGAACTGTAGCAGATTATTGTAAGTCCAATGGGCAGGAATTTTTATTTGAAACGGGGCAAGAAACACCAACCACTTTAGTACGCGTCATTGATGATATAGGTACAGGTAATCTGGGAATTAATTTAGATCCAGCCAATCTACTTTTATACGGAAAAGCTAATGCAGTTGATGCCGTTAGAATTTTCGGCGCGTTGATTAAAGGAGTTCATGCTAAAGATGGTGATTACCCAACAAACAGCCGAGAATTAGGTGAAGAAAAACCATTAGGAGAAGGAGAGGTAAATTTCCCAGCTTTTATCGAGGCTTTGAAAGAAGTTGGGTATGATGGTGCCCTTACAATTGAGAGAGAAATTGAAGGTGATAAGCAGATCAAGGATATTATCCATGCTAAACAATTACTAGAAACATTGATTTAG
- a CDS encoding RsiV family protein codes for MNKTFISILFYIIIIFIAGLALNYSDIQGSTTQIISYIESSINYETETVIVDASFPQFTGFDNPSYEEDLNSSIKGYIEHLIRNYKLSAESSKEDFSTKGWDYTPYSLTTTFQVYNTIDILSLGLDILYVESGTPKLGSIFFNIHLDDTPEDLQINQLFKAEYDYASIINKEIKRKMAEQMEDDQTIYYFEEDKHGFIGITDYQKYYIKDNSLYIVFDKNTIAPGSMGEIQFEIPLSYFKNQLAF; via the coding sequence TTGAATAAAACGTTCATATCCATTTTGTTTTACATAATTATCATATTTATTGCAGGACTTGCACTGAACTATTCAGATATTCAAGGTAGCACGACACAAATAATCAGCTACATTGAATCATCGATTAATTATGAAACAGAAACAGTCATAGTTGATGCCAGTTTCCCCCAATTCACTGGTTTTGACAACCCTTCTTATGAAGAAGACCTCAATAGCTCTATCAAAGGGTATATTGAACATTTGATTAGAAATTATAAACTATCAGCTGAATCATCAAAAGAAGACTTTTCCACTAAAGGTTGGGATTATACGCCTTATTCTTTAACAACGACTTTTCAGGTGTATAACACAATAGACATTTTATCCTTAGGTTTGGATATCTTATATGTTGAAAGTGGCACTCCCAAACTAGGCAGCATTTTCTTTAATATCCATCTTGATGATACACCTGAAGACCTACAAATCAATCAACTTTTTAAGGCAGAATATGATTATGCATCTATCATTAATAAAGAAATAAAGAGAAAAATGGCTGAGCAAATGGAAGATGACCAGACTATCTATTATTTTGAAGAAGATAAGCATGGATTTATAGGAATAACTGATTATCAAAAGTATTATATTAAAGATAACAGCTTATATATTGTCTTTGATAAAAATACGATTGCTCCAGGAAGTATGGGTGAAATTCAGTTTGAAATTCCATTGTCATACTTTAAAAATCAACTAGCCTTTTAA